Below is a genomic region from Candidatus Binataceae bacterium.
CACCCTGCGCGCTCCCGACCCGATCTTCATCCATAAGCTATGCATGCCCTTCGCTGCCGCCGTGCCGCGCGAAGCAGTGCAACGCTGGGGCGATGACTTTTCCTCCCATCCAGTGGGCAGCGGCGCCTTCGAACTCAAGCAATGGCGGCGCGGTCAGTACCTCGTGCTGACGCGCAATCCCTATTACTTCGTGCGCGGCCAGCCGCGGCTCGACGCAGTTGTGGAGCGGGTGGGGGTCAACGAAGAGCTGGAATGGTTGCAATACCGGGCGGGGGAAGTGGATGTGGCGGGGATACCTTCGGCGGATTTTCCGGCCGTAATAAAAGATCCGCGACTGGCACCCCTAATCCTCAAAATCGTCAGTGCTGCCACCGATTACCTGGGACTGAATTGCCAGATGGCGCCATTGACCGATGTGCGCGTGCGGCGGGCTTTCAACTACGCGATCGACAAGCGCAAGCTGCTTGCCCTCCTCAACGGCCGTGGTGTGATTGCACACGACGTCCTGCCACCGGGCCTGCCTGGTTACGACCCGGACTTGGCGGGCTATCCTTACGACCCGGCGCGTGCGCGCCATCTGCTGGCGGCTGCCGGGGTCAAAGCCGGCTTCGCGCCCGAGCTATGGATGCGGGCCGATCAGACGATGCTTTTGCTGGGCGAGTCGATCCAGCAGGATCTGGCCCTGGTCGGAATCAATGTCAGGCTTAAGCCGGTGGCCTGGGGCCCGTTGCTGGAAGCGGTACGCCAGCCCAGCACCGTAGCGCTTTCCTTACTGGGATGGGAAGCCGATTTTCCCGATCCCGAAAACTTTCTCAACGTGCTCTTTTCCAAAGCGCAGTGGGGTTCCAATAACGATACCTTCTATTACAACCCCGAAGTGGACAGGCTAATGGCCCAGGCCGCTCCACTGGCCGATTTGCACCAGCGTTTGGCGCTGTACAAGCAGGCCGAAAAGTTGATCGTGGCCGATGCGCCCTGGGTCTTTCTCTACCATCCGGTCACTTATGTAATTCGCCAACCCTGGGTGCATGGATGGGTGCTCAATCCGATGCGGCCAACCCGCTTCGAAAAGGTCTGGATTTCAGCGCACTGAGGCGACTGTCCGGCCGAGCGAAGAAAAATTTTGCAGGCCACAGCTCACGGCGTGTAGCGAGTTTACCACTTCCCGTTTTCCCCGTCAGGGGGTGGTGGCCTTCAGCGAATCGGCTTGGTCCGGCAAAGCGGCGTGCGCGCCGACCGCGAACTGGGTGACGGTAAGTTGCATCGGACCACTCCCCTGCTCCAGCAAACCCGTGACGATCAGTGGTTTGCCTTGTGGTAGCGCGGGCGAGGCCGCAGTTAGAAGGAAGCGGTTCTTGCCCGCCACGAATTCGCGTTTGGCGGCACTCCCAGCCACCTGGCCACGCGCCACGATTCGCAGCCGCTGAACATTGGCGTTGAGCCCGGCTAGGGTTTGGTCCAGCGCGCTGAAGTTCAGCGGCGCGTCTTTGGCATAGGACATATCCACGGTTTGCCGACTCATGCTGATTTTGACATCGCCCACCCCCGGCTGGCTGCGAGCCGCCTGCTCCAGCGGCGGTAGACACAGTGCGCAAGTAATGCCCTTGACGTCGGCGGTGGCGCTCAGCACCTGGGCGTGAACTGGCACCGTACTGAGCAAGACGGGCAACAAACTGGCAAGGATTGAGGTTCTAACGATTTTCATAGTCTGAAGCAGGGCGCTTTTCGGCTTCCACTGACTGGAATACACCCCGCCGATTTGGTTCTAACGGTAACGCAGCCACAGCATTGCCCAGTAGCCAAATATCAGCACATTGATCGCGACGCTGGCCCCGGCCACCAACCGCACACTCCATTTGCGCCCCTGAAAGGGGCGGCGCCGAATCAGGTAAAGTTCATACCCCAACGCGCCCAAAGCCAGGATGGCGAAAGGGATCTGCAATCGCTGTAACCAGATTATACAGCTCGCGCTGAGGATCGAAAACAGGCCAAGTCCTGCCAGGACTTGAGTCAGTATTCATCAACTGGGGACCAACAAGCTGGCGATGATCGCCAACCAGCCGGGCTTCTTGGGGTCTACCACCGTCGAATCCCGTTCGCCTCCCTACGCGCAGTGCTCGCAACCTCAGCTACACGCGAAAATCGACCCCTTGTCAACCCGAGGCGAATGGCGCAATGTTGAGCAAAAGCTTTGACCTAGTACAAGCTTGGGCGTACCGCTGGTCCGCCGCAGGAGAGTTTAACGTGGGACGCAATTACAAGGAGATCGCCACCCAACTGGAGGCCTCGCTGGGGCTCACCGTTCCGCCCCTAGCCATTACATTTTCCAAGAGCGCTCCCGCCGGCGTTCCGCATTACGAAGCGCCCATGCCGGCGCCCGCTCCCGACGGCCGCACCGGTCCGGTTTCAGCGGGCTGCGTCTTCTGGATGAAGGCCACCGATCGTACCTTCACCACCAACGCCGCCGATCATGCCAACTGCAGCGTGGGATCTTTTACCCACGGCTTCAAAACCTTGGAAGAGGCGGCAAAAGGTGCCGATATCGCGGCGATGGCCGAATGCAACTGGGTCTCGCCCGATGTTTTTCCGCTCATTACCCACATCAAGGAAAAGCCCGGCGCTGTGACTTACGGACCGCTGTCCCAGGCTACCGACCCCGACGTGGTCTTTTTGCGAGTTAATCCCAAGCAGGCGATGGTGCTGGTCGACGGCCTGCAGGGTGTGCGCTTCGAGGGCAAGCCTCAATGCCACATCATTCCGATCGCCAAGGAGCTGAACCAAGTTGCGATCAGCTTCGGCTGTATGGCCAGCCGCGTGCGCACCGGGATGCCCAATGGCGAGATGACCTTGGCGATTCCAGCCGGCAAAATCGACGAAGTGGTGGCGGCCCTTCAAAAAAGCGCACCCGCCGAGTATGCGGTGGCTGGCTACGCTTCTGACGACGCCAAGCGCTTCGCCTAGCATTTCCTACCCCAGCAGCCGGGTTCATCACCCGAGCTGCTGGGGTTTTCGAAGCCGCTGGTGGCCATTCGCCAGCCTGTCAGCTGACTTTCTCCAGGGTACAACCGCAGCAGCACGCGGGTGTCTCGCCGCTGTATGCAGTCCGCCGCCGCGCCTTTAGTCATATCGATCGCACAGCCGCAACAAGCCTCAGTACTGATCCGACGCTGGCCTCGTGGGCGTGCCCGAGTATGCTTGGGCTGGTGGATGAAGCTTTGGGTGCGCTTGGTGGCTGTGTTCGGCTCGCCGACCAGCCCGCGGCAAGAGTCTCGAACCGATTGACATGAGCGACCCCGCTTCCCTGCTTGCCGCCTCCTCCACTGCGGGCATCTTCGCTAATCGTAATTTGCGCCTGTATCTGGGTTCGGTATTACTCAACAACCTGGCGATCCAAATTCAATCGGTCGCGGTGGCCTGGCAGGTGTATGCACTGTCGGGCAGCCCGTTGGCCTTGGGATACGTGGGGCTGGCGCAGTTCGTGCCGATTCTGGCTCTGTGCCTGCCCGCGGGCAATCTGGCCGACCGCTGTGACCGGCGCCTAATCCTGGCTCTCAGCTTTGCCCTGCAGGGCTTGGCCGCCGGTGGGTTCCTGGTATTTTCGCTGGCTACTCCGCGCCACCTGTGGCCCTTTTATCTGCTGCTGGCGCTGTTCGGCAGCGCGCGCGCGTTAGGTGGACCCGCGGCTCAATCCTTGCTGCCGCAGTTGGTTGAGCGCCGGCAATTTCCTGAAGCTGTGGCTTGGAATTCTTCCAGCAACCGGATCGGAGTGATCGTGGGCCCGGCCCTGGGCGGTGCTATCTACCTACTCGGAGCGGCGGTGGCCTATGGGAGCTGCCTGGCGCTGTTCGCGGTGATTGCAGGCACGATTGTCCGAGTGCGAACCACGGTCCGGTTTGAAGCGGCCGTGGAGGCAAGCATGCTGCAACGGCTGACCGCTGGTATCCGCTATGTGTGGGCACAGCCCATTGTACTGGGTGCGATCTCGCTCGATCTGTTCGC
It encodes:
- a CDS encoding MFS transporter, with product MSDPASLLAASSTAGIFANRNLRLYLGSVLLNNLAIQIQSVAVAWQVYALSGSPLALGYVGLAQFVPILALCLPAGNLADRCDRRLILALSFALQGLAAGGFLVFSLATPRHLWPFYLLLALFGSARALGGPAAQSLLPQLVERRQFPEAVAWNSSSNRIGVIVGPALGGAIYLLGAAVAYGSCLALFAVIAGTIVRVRTTVRFEAAVEASMLQRLTAGIRYVWAQPIVLGAISLDLFAVLLGGATALLPVYARDILHVGPSGLGLLRSAPAVGAAIVGLSLGRRPLNGRAGAIMFAGVACFGLATVVFGISSNFGLSLGALVVLGACDMLSVYVRATLIQLATPDPMRGRVSAVNRVFVGASNELGGFESGVTAALFGTVPAVVLGGVGTLAVVAVWWRLFPTLRQVDRLTDVMAFE
- a CDS encoding ABC transporter substrate-binding protein — encoded protein: MNPGRWLALAALTLLLAACQHDPALNFPPGAQVLHLASQDDVPTLDPAAGYDTASWSFEQALFDTLVRYADGSIALKPDLATSWESSPDATHFTFHLRHDARFSNGRVVTSGDLKYSLQRVLTPATRSKGIEYYRNILGAEDYIAGRANDVRGIATPDPYTISFTLRAPDPIFIHKLCMPFAAAVPREAVQRWGDDFSSHPVGSGAFELKQWRRGQYLVLTRNPYYFVRGQPRLDAVVERVGVNEELEWLQYRAGEVDVAGIPSADFPAVIKDPRLAPLILKIVSAATDYLGLNCQMAPLTDVRVRRAFNYAIDKRKLLALLNGRGVIAHDVLPPGLPGYDPDLAGYPYDPARARHLLAAAGVKAGFAPELWMRADQTMLLLGESIQQDLALVGINVRLKPVAWGPLLEAVRQPSTVALSLLGWEADFPDPENFLNVLFSKAQWGSNNDTFYYNPEVDRLMAQAAPLADLHQRLALYKQAEKLIVADAPWVFLYHPVTYVIRQPWVHGWVLNPMRPTRFEKVWISAH
- a CDS encoding DUF169 domain-containing protein; protein product: MGRNYKEIATQLEASLGLTVPPLAITFSKSAPAGVPHYEAPMPAPAPDGRTGPVSAGCVFWMKATDRTFTTNAADHANCSVGSFTHGFKTLEEAAKGADIAAMAECNWVSPDVFPLITHIKEKPGAVTYGPLSQATDPDVVFLRVNPKQAMVLVDGLQGVRFEGKPQCHIIPIAKELNQVAISFGCMASRVRTGMPNGEMTLAIPAGKIDEVVAALQKSAPAEYAVAGYASDDAKRFA